The genomic window GTGGAATGCAGTATCGAATACAGCAACATTAGGTTTACCTGGCATTAATTCTTGACAAATTTCCATTCCCATAATATTTGCAGGATTGTGTAAAGGAGCTAATGGAATTAATTCTTTCATTTTTTCAATAACTCTTGGAGTTACCATAACAGAAGAAGCAAATTCTTCTCCTCCATGAACAGCTCTATGTCCAATTGCATCAATTTCATCAATAGAATTGATAACTTTTCCTTCACTCTCAACTAAAGTTTTTAATACTAATTCAATTGCCTCTTTATGAGTTGGCATTGAAACTTCTAGCGTTAGTTTGTTTTCACCAAACTCATGTTTTAAAATACCATCAATTCCGATTCTTTCGCATAAACCAGTTGCTAAAACTTCTTTTGAAACTGGATTCATTAATTGATACTTTAGAGATGAACTTCCTGCATTTAAAATAAATACTAACATAATATTTTCCTTTTTTTGAGTTTAAATTATTTGATTTGAGTTGCAGTAATTGCAACTAAGTTTGCTATATCTTCTACTGAACAACCACGTGAAAGATCATTAACAGGTTGATTTAATCCTTGAACGATTGGCCCATGAGCTTCTGCTCCGGCAAATCTTTGAACAAGTTTATAACCAATGTTTCCAGATTGTAAATCAGGGAACACTAAAATATTTGCATGTCCAGCTACTTTTGAACCTGGTGCTTTTTTAGCTCCAATAGCTTCAACGATTGCAGCATCTGCTTGTAATTCACCATCAAAAGAGAAGCTTACATTTCTTTCTTCTAAAATTTCACAAGCATATTGAACTTTATCAACTAATGGATGTTTTGCACTTCCTTTTGTAGAAAAAGATAACATCGCAACTCTTGGTTCAAGTCCAACAACACTAGCAGCAGTTGCAGCAGTTGCACATGCAATATCAGCTAATTGTTCAGCATTTGGCTCAGGAATAACAGCGCAGTCTGCAAATAAGATTAAACCATTGTCACCAAATTTACCATCAGCTGTTTCCATAATAAATGTAGATGAAACTGTATTAATTCCAGGAGCTGTTTTTATAACTTGAATAGCAGCTTTTAAAACATCAGCTGTTGGAGAGTTTGAACCAGCAACTAATCCATCAGCATCTCCAAGTCTTACCATCATACAACCAAAAAATCTAGGTTCAGTTGTCATAATTTCAGTAGCTTCTTCTTTTGAAAGATTTTTTGCTTTTCTTAACTCAACTAACTCATCGATGTATTTGTCTATGTTATCAAATTGCTTAGGATCAATTATAGTTGCACCTTCAATATTAGCGCCACATTTAGCCGCATCAGCTTTGATAGTTTCAACATTTCCAATTAAAACAATTTTTGCAGTCTTCTCTTCTAAAACTTGCTGAGCAGCTTTTAAAACTCTCTCATCTTCAGGCTCTGGAAGAACTATTGTTCTTAATTTTAATTTTGCTTTTTCTTTAATACTTTCGATTAAACCCATGTTAAGTTATCCTTTCTACTTTAAACTTTATTGAAAGATTATAATTAAGGAACATAGCATTACAATAGCAATGTTTTATAATCTTACTAAGAAGAATTTTATTCCTTATTTAAAAAAAAGTACATAAAAAGTACATTAATATAAAAGAAATACGATTTTGTGCAGAATCGTAATGATATATTGTAAAAATTGATTTTAATTGAAGATAAAGAAGGTAGAGATGTACAATTTTAGTACATCATCTACAATTTTTTGATATTAGCTATTTTGTAACAATTTATTTAGATTTTACAAGGTTATAAGTATCTTTTGCGATTACTAATTCTTCATTTGTAGGTATAACAAAGATTTTAGTTTTTGATGATTCATTATGTATTTCTCTTGTTCCATGAGTTCTAATTTTATTTTTTTCAGTATCAAGTTCAATTCCCATAAAACCTAAACCCTCACAAACTTTTTCTCTTATTAAATCTGAATTCTCACCAATACCAGCAGTGAAACATATAGCATCAACACCTTGCATTAATCCAGCATAAGAGCAAAGATATTTTTTTATTCTTCCACATAACATTTCAATAGCTATTTTTGATCTTTTATCACCATCATTTGAAGCTTTTATAACTTCTCTTAAATCAGAACTAATTCCAGAAATTCCTAGAATTCCTGATTTTTTATTAAGATAATTAATAATTTGGTTACTATCTAGTCCTTTTCTTTCCATTAAATAAGGAATAACACCTGCATCAATATCTCCAGATCTTGTTCCCATAATTAAACCCTCTAAAGGAGTTAATCCCATAGTTGTACTAATTGATTTTCCATCTTTAACAGCACAAATAGATGAACCATTACCTAAATGACAAACAATAATTTTACTTGTTTTTTTGTTTAAAATTTTTATTGCTTCATTTGAAACATAATAATGTGATGTTCCATGAAAACCATATTTTCTTAAATGATGTTCTGTATAGTCTCCATATGGAACTGCATATAGGAAGTTTTCTTCTGGCATTGTTTGGTGAAATGCCGTATCAAAAGTTGCAACATTTGGAATATTTGGCATTAATTCATTACAAATTTCAATTCCTAAAACGTGAGCAGGATTATGTAAAGGGGCTAAAGGAATAAGTTTTCTGATTTTATCCATTACATCTTTATTTATTAAAGTAGATTTTTTGAAATATTCTCCACCATGAACAACTCTGTGTCCAATAGCTTCAATTTCACTAATTGAATTAATAACTTTAGTTTCATCATTTGTTAAAATTCTAAGAACTAATTCGATAGCTTCTTTATGAGTAGGAATTTGAAGTTCAAAAGTTAATTTCTTATTTTCTCCGACTTCGTGTTTTAAAATCCCATCTATTCCTATTCTTTCAACTAATCCACTTGCTTTTAATTCAGAAGTTTCTGCGTTAATTAATTGATATTTTAAAGAAGACGAACCAGCATTTAATACAAATACTAACATTAATTTTTCCTTTATCATTTTAGATATAAATTTTTGAACCTAATTGTAGTAAATCTTAAATCTAAATTTGCTTTTAAAGTTAATTTAATTTAACAAATAATTAAATCTTTTAATTTTAAATATTTTAGAAAAATAAGATATTTTGATGAAAATCTTGGAATAGTCCGTAAAGTAGGGCTTTATAAAGTATCATGTACAATCAATGTACATAATACTCAATTTTTTAATAAGTTTCTAATTAGTAACAGTTTTGATTTATTTTACAAGATTATATGTATCTTTAGCAATAACTAACTCTTCATTTGTAGGTATTACAAAGATTTTAGTTTTTGAACTCTTTTTATTAATCTCTATATTTCCAGATGATTTTAATTGATTTTTTTCATCATCTAATTCAATACCCATGAACTCTAAATTAAAACAAACTTTTTCTCGTATTAAAGTAGAATTTTCACCAATACCAGCAGTAAAACAAATAGCATCTACTCCACCTAATAATCCAGCATAAGCACAAACATATTTTCTTACTCGATTACACATCATATCAATTGTAACACTAGCTCTTTGATCTCCCTCATTTGCTGCACTTATTATTTCTCTTAAATCTGAGCTAATTCCTGAAACTCCTAGAATTCCAGATTTTTTATTTAAATAATCAATAATTTGGTGGGTATCCATATTTTTTCTATCCATTAAATATGGAATAACACCTGCATCAATATCTCCGCTTCTTGTTCCCATCATTAAACCTCCAAGAGGTGTTAATCCCATTGAAGTATTTATAGATTTTCCATCTTTTATTGCACAAATTGATGATCCATTTCCTAAATGACAAACAATTATTCTTGAATTTTTTTTATTATTTAAAAGTTTGATTGCTTCATTTGATACATAACTATGGCTTGTTCCATGAAAACCATATTTTCTTAAATGATGTTCTGTATAATCTTCATGTGGAACGGGAAATAAGAAGTGAACTTCTGGCATTGTTTGATGAAATGCTGTATCAAATACTGCAACATTTGGAATATTTGGCATTAAATCCATACATATCTTCATACCTAAAATATTTGCAGGATTATGAAGTGGAGCTAAAGGAATTAACTCTTCTATTTTTTTTATAACTTTTTCATTAACAATAGTTGAACCTTTAAAAAACTCTCCTCCGTGGGCAACTCTATGTCCAATTGCTTGAATTTCGTCAATTGAATTTATTGTTTTTGTTTCATCATGGGTAAGAGTTTCTAATATTAACTCAATTGCTTCTTTGTGAGATGGAATAAAAGCTTCAATAGTTAGTTTTTTATTTTTGCTAACTACATGTTTTAGTATTCCATCAATTCCTATTCTTTCAACAACTCCACTTGCTTTTAATTCAGATGTTTGCGCATTAATTAATTGATATTTTAAAGAGGACGAACCTGCATTTAATACAAATATTAACATTATTATTTTCCTTTTATATCTTTACTTTTGGGGTATTTTTTAATTTTAAAAATATCATAGCAGTCATAATTGCATCATTGTATGCATCATGTTTTCCTAGACTTGGAATTTTGAGTTCTTCCATAATGGTATTGAATCTTAAATCTATATGACTTTGGGGAATAATTTCGATTTTATAATCATGATATATTGCTGATACTTCATGCATTTTATTAGGAAGTAAAATTCCTAATTTAGGTTTTAAATATTTATTAATCATGGCAACATCAAATTCCAAGTAATATCCGACTAAAGGTCTATTTCCAATAAAATTTATGAACTCTTCAATTACATCATCAATATCTTCAGCATCTTCTAAATCACATACTCTAATGTGATGAATTTTTATAGCTTCTGCTTGAAGTTTAGTTTTTGGTTTTACAAATCTTACAAATTTTTTACTTGAAATTATTGTGTTGTTTTTAATAATCACAGCACCAATTGATATGATGTCATCTTTTTTTGGATTTAATCCTGTTGTTTCACAATCAAAACAAACATACTCATCAACTGTTGGTTTTTCAAATAAAAATTCGTAATTTTTATCTTTTAAATTTTTTTTGTTAAAGTAGTTTTTTATGGTTCTAAACATAGTTCAACTTAAAGTGAAATTCTAATTTCTTTTTTAATTTATTAACAATTTTAAAAGAATCTTTTAGTAAATCTTTTTCCATCGTATTTAAATTATTTGGATTTATATAATTATCAACTTTTTCTTTTTTATCTAATTTTTCTAAATTTGATTTTAGATTTATGCTTGTTAAAAAATTAAATGCCATTATTAGCTCAGTTGCTAGTTCATTATCAATAACATCTAACTCATTTAGTTTTAGAATTCTTTTTGTTGTATTTGTATTAAAAATTTTGTTTTCTAAACTTAGACTTCTAATCCCTTGAACTATAATAAATATTCCAC from Arcobacter venerupis includes these protein-coding regions:
- the pta gene encoding phosphate acetyltransferase; protein product: MGLIESIKEKAKLKLRTIVLPEPEDERVLKAAQQVLEEKTAKIVLIGNVETIKADAAKCGANIEGATIIDPKQFDNIDKYIDELVELRKAKNLSKEEATEIMTTEPRFFGCMMVRLGDADGLVAGSNSPTADVLKAAIQVIKTAPGINTVSSTFIMETADGKFGDNGLILFADCAVIPEPNAEQLADIACATAATAASVVGLEPRVAMLSFSTKGSAKHPLVDKVQYACEILEERNVSFSFDGELQADAAIVEAIGAKKAPGSKVAGHANILVFPDLQSGNIGYKLVQRFAGAEAHGPIVQGLNQPVNDLSRGCSVEDIANLVAITATQIK
- a CDS encoding acetate/propionate family kinase, whose amino-acid sequence is MLIFVLNAGSSSLKYQLINAQTSELKASGVVERIGIDGILKHVVSKNKKLTIEAFIPSHKEAIELILETLTHDETKTINSIDEIQAIGHRVAHGGEFFKGSTIVNEKVIKKIEELIPLAPLHNPANILGMKICMDLMPNIPNVAVFDTAFHQTMPEVHFLFPVPHEDYTEHHLRKYGFHGTSHSYVSNEAIKLLNNKKNSRIIVCHLGNGSSICAIKDGKSINTSMGLTPLGGLMMGTRSGDIDAGVIPYLMDRKNMDTHQIIDYLNKKSGILGVSGISSDLREIISAANEGDQRASVTIDMMCNRVRKYVCAYAGLLGGVDAICFTAGIGENSTLIREKVCFNLEFMGIELDDEKNQLKSSGNIEINKKSSKTKIFVIPTNEELVIAKDTYNLVK
- a CDS encoding acetate/propionate family kinase yields the protein MLVFVLNAGSSSLKYQLINAETSELKASGLVERIGIDGILKHEVGENKKLTFELQIPTHKEAIELVLRILTNDETKVINSISEIEAIGHRVVHGGEYFKKSTLINKDVMDKIRKLIPLAPLHNPAHVLGIEICNELMPNIPNVATFDTAFHQTMPEENFLYAVPYGDYTEHHLRKYGFHGTSHYYVSNEAIKILNKKTSKIIVCHLGNGSSICAVKDGKSISTTMGLTPLEGLIMGTRSGDIDAGVIPYLMERKGLDSNQIINYLNKKSGILGISGISSDLREVIKASNDGDKRSKIAIEMLCGRIKKYLCSYAGLMQGVDAICFTAGIGENSDLIREKVCEGLGFMGIELDTEKNKIRTHGTREIHNESSKTKIFVIPTNEELVIAKDTYNLVKSK
- a CDS encoding 3'-5' exonuclease, with product MFRTIKNYFNKKNLKDKNYEFLFEKPTVDEYVCFDCETTGLNPKKDDIISIGAVIIKNNTIISSKKFVRFVKPKTKLQAEAIKIHHIRVCDLEDAEDIDDVIEEFINFIGNRPLVGYYLEFDVAMINKYLKPKLGILLPNKMHEVSAIYHDYKIEIIPQSHIDLRFNTIMEELKIPSLGKHDAYNDAIMTAMIFLKLKNTPKVKI